In one window of Nodosilinea sp. PGN35 DNA:
- a CDS encoding glycosyltransferase: MLDHPSPPQSRPQNQPRSRYRVVLVHPSAGVNWSGGSESFAIEMSRHLSPYFDVELLAGGSGVPNYYPAGGIPRTLGRRLLRHPRIYPLLKRFSTHPDIVLEHLTSFPTCALRLLSRPADLIFPCNDYGGLAVAALVRRFRPTPVLFKVHNGLLGDGKPLRRALRFRPDHLLVFSAEMEAVVHRSHPHQATSSLPNGIDLERFAPGLPPLALGLPRPVILCVASLDRRDHKRVHLAIEAVHRLGQGSLLIGGNGPDRAYYQAMGERLLGRHRVSIRSFPYDQMPSVFNSADLFTLPSDQEPFGNVYLEAMACGLPVVATDDPSRRAIVGQAGVLCDVTQPEAYAAALRQALGRDWGTLPRSTADRFGWETIALQYRDLILSMIEARRTQPHSARNYAESL; the protein is encoded by the coding sequence ATGCTAGATCACCCTAGTCCCCCTCAATCCCGACCACAAAATCAGCCGCGATCGCGCTACCGGGTGGTGCTGGTGCACCCCAGCGCCGGGGTCAACTGGAGCGGCGGCTCCGAGAGCTTCGCCATCGAGATGAGTCGGCACCTCAGCCCCTACTTTGACGTAGAACTGCTGGCGGGGGGATCAGGGGTGCCCAACTACTATCCGGCGGGGGGCATTCCGCGCACCCTGGGCCGCAGGCTGTTGCGCCACCCCCGCATCTACCCTCTGCTGAAGCGGTTTTCGACCCACCCCGACATTGTGCTGGAACACCTCACCAGCTTTCCGACCTGCGCCCTGCGGCTGCTGAGTCGGCCAGCGGATCTGATCTTTCCCTGCAACGACTACGGCGGGCTGGCCGTGGCGGCCTTGGTGCGCCGCTTTCGCCCCACGCCCGTGCTGTTCAAGGTTCACAACGGGCTGTTGGGAGACGGCAAACCCCTGCGGCGGGCGCTGCGGTTTCGGCCCGACCACCTGCTGGTGTTTTCCGCCGAGATGGAGGCCGTTGTCCACCGCAGCCATCCCCACCAGGCCACCTCCAGCCTGCCCAACGGCATCGACCTGGAGCGGTTTGCGCCGGGGCTTCCCCCCCTGGCCCTGGGGCTGCCGCGCCCTGTAATTCTGTGCGTCGCCTCCCTGGATCGCCGGGACCACAAGCGGGTGCATCTGGCGATCGAGGCGGTCCATCGCCTGGGGCAGGGCAGCCTGCTGATCGGCGGCAACGGCCCCGATCGCGCCTACTACCAGGCCATGGGCGAGCGGCTGCTGGGCCGCCATCGCGTTTCAATTCGCAGCTTTCCCTACGACCAGATGCCCTCGGTGTTCAACAGTGCCGACCTGTTCACCCTGCCCTCCGACCAGGAACCCTTTGGCAATGTCTACCTGGAGGCGATGGCCTGCGGGCTGCCCGTGGTGGCCACCGACGACCCCAGCCGCCGCGCCATCGTCGGCCAGGCCGGCGTGCTCTGCGACGTCACCCAGCCCGAGGCCTACGCCGCCGCGCTGCGCCAGGCCCTGGGGCGAGACTGGGGCACCCTGCCCCGGTCAACTGCCGACCGCTTTGGCTGGGAGACCATCGCCCTCCAGTATCGGGATTTGATTCTCTCCATGATTGAAGCCCGCCGCACGCAACCCCACAGCGCCAGGAATTATGCAGAATCCCTCTGA
- a CDS encoding Mu transposase C-terminal domain-containing protein has product MVLDVSQEKPDQPLEEVSPAKKDPNQSEGITIVEQLDEEAQRKLEVLQSLIEPCDRATYGEKLREAADKLGCSVRTVQRLVKRWEVEGVSALVSSGRADQGKHRISEFWQNFILKTYEAGNKGSKRMKPKQVAVRVQVKAREIGDSNPPSYKTVLRVLKPIIERREKAKSIRSPGWRGSTLSVKTREGQDLSVDYSNHVWQCDHTRVDVMLVDQYGEILGRPWLTTVIDTYSRCIMGINLGFDAPSSQVVALALRHAILPKKYGPEYKLNCEWGTFGKPDHFYTDGGKDFRSNHLQRIGADLGFACHLRDRPSEGGVVERPFRTLNDQLFSTLPGYTGSNVQQRPEDTEKDASLTLRDLGHLIVRFVCDKYNQTLDARMGDQTRFQRWEAGLPKVPEVIEEKHLDVCLMKEGRRTVQRGGHLQFENLIYRGENLAGYAGEVVSIRFDPNDITMVRVYRKEGAGEVFLTRAYAQGLETEQLSYEEAKASSKRLRAKGKTISNESILQETVERDALVAKKSRKQRQKEEQVLAKPARAAEPEPIEADIEQEEPIDEVALNFDAFEPIDFDDIRGAW; this is encoded by the coding sequence ATGGTATTAGACGTATCCCAGGAGAAGCCAGATCAGCCGCTAGAAGAGGTGTCGCCTGCGAAGAAAGACCCTAATCAATCAGAAGGAATCACGATTGTTGAGCAGCTAGACGAGGAAGCCCAGCGGAAGCTGGAGGTGCTTCAATCGCTGATAGAACCATGCGATCGCGCCACCTACGGCGAAAAGCTACGCGAGGCGGCTGACAAGCTGGGGTGTTCTGTCCGAACGGTGCAGCGTTTGGTGAAGCGGTGGGAAGTGGAAGGGGTTTCAGCCCTTGTGTCCTCCGGTAGGGCTGACCAGGGCAAGCACCGGATTTCTGAATTCTGGCAAAACTTTATCCTCAAGACCTACGAGGCAGGCAACAAGGGCAGTAAGCGCATGAAGCCCAAGCAGGTTGCTGTCAGAGTACAGGTCAAAGCGCGGGAAATAGGGGATAGCAACCCTCCTAGCTACAAGACGGTGCTGCGGGTGCTAAAGCCCATTATTGAGCGCAGGGAAAAAGCCAAGAGCATTCGTAGTCCAGGGTGGAGAGGTTCAACACTGTCGGTTAAGACTCGCGAGGGGCAAGACCTCTCGGTAGACTACAGCAACCATGTTTGGCAGTGTGACCACACCCGTGTCGATGTAATGCTGGTTGACCAGTATGGTGAGATTCTGGGACGGCCTTGGCTGACGACCGTTATTGATACCTACTCGCGCTGCATTATGGGCATCAATCTGGGATTTGATGCGCCTAGCTCTCAGGTGGTGGCCCTGGCTCTGCGCCATGCTATTTTGCCGAAAAAGTACGGGCCAGAATACAAGCTCAACTGTGAATGGGGCACGTTTGGCAAACCCGACCATTTCTATACCGATGGCGGTAAAGACTTTCGCTCTAATCACCTTCAACGCATTGGGGCAGATTTGGGGTTTGCCTGCCACTTGCGCGATCGCCCTTCAGAGGGTGGTGTCGTAGAGCGGCCCTTCCGCACCTTGAATGACCAGCTATTCTCGACCTTGCCGGGCTACACCGGGTCGAATGTTCAGCAGCGCCCCGAAGACACTGAGAAAGATGCCAGTCTCACCTTGCGAGATCTAGGGCATTTGATTGTGCGGTTTGTTTGTGACAAATATAATCAAACCCTTGATGCCCGCATGGGTGACCAGACCCGCTTTCAGCGCTGGGAAGCAGGGCTGCCAAAGGTGCCGGAGGTGATCGAAGAGAAGCACCTAGACGTGTGCCTGATGAAAGAAGGTCGTCGCACGGTACAGCGGGGCGGGCACCTGCAATTTGAGAATTTGATTTATCGGGGCGAAAACCTAGCCGGGTATGCCGGGGAAGTGGTGTCGATTCGATTCGACCCCAACGACATCACCATGGTGCGGGTCTACCGCAAGGAGGGGGCAGGGGAGGTTTTTCTGACCCGTGCCTATGCCCAGGGACTGGAGACTGAGCAGCTCTCCTACGAAGAGGCCAAAGCAAGTAGCAAACGCCTGCGGGCTAAGGGCAAGACGATCAGCAATGAGTCAATTTTGCAGGAAACGGTAGAACGGGATGCCCTGGTGGCGAAGAAAAGTCGGAAACAGCGCCAGAAGGAGGAGCAGGTGCTGGCAAAACCTGCAAGAGCTGCGGAGCCAGAGCCGATTGAAGCGGATATAGAACAGGAAGAGCCCATAGATGAGGTTGCCCTGAACTTTGATGCCTTTGAGCCAATTGATTTTGATGATATTCGTGGAGCTTGGTGA
- a CDS encoding TniB family NTP-binding protein produces the protein MVQAKAWAEALGESKPDADSLQAEIARLRKKTVVPLEHVSQLHDWLDGKRKARQSCRIVGESRTGKSSACEAYFYRNKPTQETGKKPIVPVVYIQPPQKCGSRELFKEIVEFLKYRVAKGTVSDFRGRAFEVLKGCEVEMIAIDEADRLKPETFADVRDFYDKLAISVVLVGTDRLDTVIRRDEQVYNRFRACYRFGKLSGEDFVKTVKIWEQKVLALPVASNLTSKPMQKILLEATEGYIGRMDEVLRESAIRALSQGLKKIEKSVLQEVAREYK, from the coding sequence ATGGTACAAGCAAAGGCGTGGGCTGAGGCCCTAGGTGAGTCTAAACCTGATGCGGATTCTCTTCAGGCGGAAATAGCCCGCTTGCGCAAGAAGACGGTTGTGCCGCTGGAGCATGTCAGCCAGCTCCATGACTGGTTGGATGGGAAGCGCAAGGCACGGCAGTCATGCCGCATTGTGGGGGAGTCTCGAACGGGCAAGTCGAGTGCCTGTGAGGCGTATTTTTACCGGAATAAGCCGACCCAAGAAACGGGCAAAAAGCCGATTGTCCCTGTCGTCTACATTCAGCCGCCACAGAAGTGCGGGTCTAGGGAGCTATTTAAGGAGATCGTTGAATTTCTTAAGTATCGGGTGGCTAAGGGGACCGTCTCTGATTTTCGGGGGCGAGCCTTTGAGGTACTGAAGGGCTGTGAGGTGGAGATGATTGCCATTGACGAAGCGGATCGCCTCAAGCCAGAAACCTTTGCTGATGTAAGGGATTTCTACGACAAGCTGGCGATTTCGGTGGTGCTGGTGGGTACTGACCGACTGGACACAGTAATTCGGCGCGATGAGCAGGTGTATAACCGCTTTCGGGCTTGCTACCGCTTTGGCAAGCTCTCTGGGGAAGATTTTGTCAAAACGGTCAAGATCTGGGAGCAGAAGGTTTTGGCGCTGCCTGTGGCCTCTAACCTGACCAGCAAGCCGATGCAGAAAATACTCTTGGAGGCGACCGAGGGGTACATTGGTCGGATGGATGAGGTGCTGCGGGAGTCGGCGATTCGTGCATTGAGTCAGGGGCTAAAGAAGATTGAGAAGTCAGTGCTACAAGAGGTAGCCAGGGAGTACAAGTAA
- a CDS encoding TniQ family protein: protein MVDVGIQPWLFEVEPHEGESLSHYLGRFRRQNHLTAGGLGTMAGIGAVVVRWEKFHLTPYPTQAQFEALGRVVGLSPERLWAMLPPKGEGMQYEPIRLCGACYGENPCHRIEWQYKSVWRCEEHNLKLLSKCPMCEARFNLPALWEKGSCPRCKTHLAALASLQRSAH, encoded by the coding sequence ATGGTGGATGTAGGTATTCAACCCTGGCTGTTTGAGGTGGAACCCCATGAGGGGGAGAGCTTGAGCCACTATCTGGGGCGGTTTAGACGGCAAAACCATCTGACGGCAGGCGGCCTGGGGACGATGGCTGGCATTGGGGCGGTGGTGGTTCGCTGGGAGAAGTTTCATTTGACCCCCTACCCGACCCAAGCGCAGTTTGAGGCGTTGGGGAGGGTGGTGGGACTCTCTCCAGAGCGGTTGTGGGCAATGCTACCCCCGAAGGGGGAAGGGATGCAGTATGAGCCGATTCGGTTGTGTGGGGCCTGTTATGGGGAGAACCCCTGCCACCGGATTGAGTGGCAGTATAAGTCGGTGTGGCGATGCGAGGAGCACAATCTGAAGCTTCTATCGAAGTGTCCTATGTGTGAAGCTAGATTCAATCTCCCAGCCTTATGGGAAAAGGGCTCCTGCCCAAGGTGTAAAACTCATTTAGCTGCTCTAGCAAGCTTGCAGAGAAGTGCCCATTAG
- a CDS encoding DNA double-strand break repair nuclease NurA: MSFWQDNDFRIDPWGEGYGTPVSFENDEEEDLDVEVDISVEGRGWASITPISESRNPDRLVFIDGRRRIDCLLVGRNENDVLYGAFGTIGVGAVEVFPNSTNAANYNAIEIQRVLSFSGDFKGEPSQNALIPCPVGSSSSIEYTLHKSLLKREADPQASKAQIQALMRRSETRLAQSLANELSDIDELIILDGNLFSRLEKVLGYVKTLRKQYLTGEKSSLLWNLKPGERTPIFTIGKEDRDLLWSWYIRSGTNDINYQRLGFHGLHGIIRLEMNVSGTPLEEAKRIADISTTLIPRFASHPARDPRAPQNLIPVGALEKELGRRMGDSKLIQRYINNFLQSG, from the coding sequence ATGAGCTTTTGGCAAGATAACGATTTTCGAATTGATCCATGGGGTGAAGGATATGGCACTCCTGTCAGTTTTGAAAACGATGAAGAAGAGGACCTAGACGTAGAAGTTGATATTTCAGTTGAAGGACGAGGCTGGGCATCGATAACTCCTATAAGCGAATCAAGAAATCCAGATAGATTAGTCTTTATTGACGGCCGTCGACGTATAGATTGTCTTCTTGTAGGGCGAAATGAGAATGACGTTTTATATGGAGCTTTTGGGACAATTGGAGTTGGAGCGGTAGAAGTTTTTCCTAACTCTACTAATGCAGCAAACTACAACGCGATAGAAATACAAAGAGTCCTCTCATTCAGTGGGGATTTCAAGGGTGAGCCTTCTCAAAATGCCCTAATTCCTTGCCCTGTTGGTAGTAGTTCCAGTATTGAATATACGCTTCACAAAAGCTTGCTAAAGCGAGAAGCGGATCCTCAAGCTTCTAAAGCCCAGATACAGGCATTAATGAGACGAAGCGAAACTCGACTTGCACAGTCTCTAGCCAATGAGCTTAGTGATATCGATGAACTAATTATATTAGATGGCAACCTCTTTTCCCGATTAGAAAAGGTGCTTGGCTACGTTAAGACATTGCGTAAACAATATTTAACTGGGGAAAAGTCTTCACTACTCTGGAACCTTAAGCCGGGGGAAAGAACACCGATTTTCACTATAGGAAAAGAAGACAGAGATTTACTATGGAGTTGGTACATTCGCTCAGGTACAAATGATATCAACTATCAAAGGCTTGGTTTCCATGGATTACATGGAATTATTCGGCTGGAAATGAACGTTTCGGGGACACCTTTGGAGGAGGCTAAAAGGATAGCAGATATTTCTACAACGCTAATCCCACGTTTTGCCTCTCACCCAGCTCGAGATCCACGTGCTCCACAAAACCTTATACCAGTAGGTGCACTTGAAAAAGAACTCGGTCGTCGCATGGGTGATTCGAAACTCATTCAACGTTACATTAATAACTTTTTGCAGAGTGGGTGA
- a CDS encoding ATP-binding protein, translating into MTDLNENSSINPVGVVLGTQEATPLDFWVAVLPRQVLRLDDVVTVRIQRPDGQGMIDFYGVVDQVRRSYEGIDFETDSFLASRGDMPVTESYAAHVQVTRIHPEDYLPPAPGANVFLAREKELEIGLFFDEMDQKTPAGKMQNGSPAYLNFEFIDGNKGAHINISGLSGVATKTSYALFLLHSIFNSGVLGSRAPNTKALIFNVKGEDLFFLDKFNSKQDETNKAAYELLKLPFEPFKDCNFRASPKRNGGVPFSNLNQRADEKIQPYIWSLKEVCRKRLLKFLMSGNDIQKSNLPFLLSNIEELLSNLANDKHNKGNSGHLITDRYGESGKTKISNFSELVEFLEDKLLGIGRPGEDDEGNPDARWLARNAPATAMALVRRLRAAGDEVSHLIRGDLEDEQFERYKLAPLAPGHCLTVADINKLGSIAKMFVVGVTLQEIFQEKEKSGQGAPIFIVLDELNKYAPREGYSPIKDLLVDIAERGRSLGIILIGAQQTASEVERRVVGQSAIRVVGRLDGAEAQRPEYNFLTGTCRQRAQFMKSGTMFIHQPEVPTPLLINFPFPAYATRSKEVADDPAEEEELAADLDRV; encoded by the coding sequence ATGACAGATCTAAATGAAAATTCTTCAATAAATCCCGTAGGCGTCGTTTTAGGGACTCAAGAAGCTACCCCACTAGACTTTTGGGTTGCAGTTTTGCCCAGACAAGTCTTACGACTAGATGATGTTGTGACGGTAAGGATTCAGCGCCCTGATGGCCAAGGAATGATTGATTTCTACGGAGTTGTAGATCAAGTTAGAAGGTCTTATGAGGGCATCGATTTTGAGACTGACTCGTTTCTGGCCTCAAGAGGAGATATGCCTGTTACAGAGAGCTATGCAGCACATGTACAAGTAACTCGTATTCATCCCGAAGATTATCTACCTCCGGCTCCGGGTGCAAATGTTTTTCTGGCTCGAGAAAAAGAACTAGAAATCGGGTTGTTTTTTGATGAGATGGATCAGAAAACACCCGCAGGCAAGATGCAGAATGGCTCCCCTGCTTATCTAAACTTTGAATTCATTGATGGTAATAAGGGAGCTCATATCAATATTTCAGGGCTCTCAGGGGTTGCCACCAAAACTTCTTATGCACTATTTTTGCTGCATTCCATTTTTAACTCAGGAGTTTTAGGTTCTAGAGCGCCAAATACTAAAGCCTTAATCTTCAATGTCAAGGGAGAAGACTTATTCTTCCTAGATAAGTTTAATTCTAAACAAGATGAAACGAACAAAGCGGCTTATGAATTACTGAAGCTGCCTTTTGAGCCCTTTAAGGATTGTAATTTTCGCGCATCTCCTAAAAGGAATGGTGGTGTTCCTTTTTCGAACTTGAATCAGAGAGCGGATGAAAAAATACAGCCCTATATCTGGAGCCTCAAGGAAGTTTGCCGTAAGCGGCTTTTGAAATTTTTAATGTCTGGAAATGATATTCAAAAGTCAAATCTTCCTTTTTTACTTTCTAACATCGAAGAGTTGCTTTCAAATTTAGCAAATGATAAACACAACAAGGGAAATAGTGGCCATTTAATTACAGATAGATATGGCGAATCCGGAAAAACAAAAATATCCAATTTCTCAGAACTTGTAGAGTTTCTAGAAGATAAGTTGCTTGGAATAGGTCGACCAGGTGAAGACGATGAGGGAAATCCAGATGCTCGCTGGCTTGCTCGAAATGCTCCGGCAACGGCAATGGCCCTCGTTCGTCGCTTGAGAGCAGCCGGGGATGAGGTCAGTCATTTAATTCGTGGGGATCTAGAGGATGAACAGTTTGAGAGGTATAAACTGGCACCACTAGCTCCGGGTCATTGTCTAACAGTTGCTGATATCAACAAACTTGGTTCTATTGCCAAGATGTTTGTTGTCGGAGTAACCCTACAAGAGATATTTCAAGAAAAGGAGAAATCAGGTCAAGGAGCCCCTATTTTCATTGTTTTAGATGAACTAAACAAGTATGCTCCTAGAGAGGGATATAGTCCTATTAAGGATCTACTTGTTGACATTGCAGAACGCGGTCGCTCACTTGGCATTATTCTCATTGGTGCACAACAAACAGCCTCAGAAGTAGAAAGACGTGTTGTTGGTCAATCAGCAATTAGAGTTGTCGGAAGATTAGATGGAGCAGAGGCTCAACGACCAGAATATAACTTTTTAACTGGAACTTGTCGCCAAAGAGCGCAATTTATGAAGTCGGGCACAATGTTTATCCATCAACCCGAAGTTCCTACTCCCTTATTAATCAATTTTCCGTTCCCTGCTTATGCAACTCGCTCAAAAGAGGTTGCTGACGATCCGGCGGAAGAAGAGGAATTAGCAGCAGACTTAGATCGAGTATAG
- a CDS encoding exonuclease SbcCD subunit D encodes MKLIHTADWHLGRVLKNQDRTPEIEFALKQILQHAKDLEVDAVLVAGDIFDRNNPPVEAERVAYNFFSQLYEAQIPAVVIAGNHDSSQRIDSLASILSALDIHALGKPRLASNGGVVKIETRSGLLNVGCMPFISEKRLLKSEDLFEKDQGQNLQHYRSRIKAILENLSKGFNDNSVNLVMAHLALDSALLSKSEREYECTGNYALSEQMLPDAQYIALGHFHNPQQISTAKVPAFYSGSLIQVDFGEANDKKGFNLIEVEPGRPAQVDFRELILQKPLKEIQVSRKELLDRLSEYINFDGWLKVIVETDSPEPDLAESIKSSYSQILHFELKLSGTNKSDKVTHKRILGLDKFNPNELFEDYWRDIHSSEIPESIRKIFNELYQEASEERL; translated from the coding sequence ATGAAGTTGATACATACTGCCGATTGGCATTTAGGGCGTGTCTTGAAAAATCAAGACCGAACTCCTGAAATTGAGTTTGCACTTAAACAAATATTGCAGCATGCCAAGGACTTAGAGGTAGACGCTGTACTTGTAGCGGGCGATATTTTTGACAGAAATAATCCACCGGTAGAAGCTGAGCGTGTAGCATACAATTTTTTCAGTCAACTCTATGAAGCCCAAATTCCTGCGGTAGTAATTGCCGGCAATCATGACTCTTCTCAGCGCATCGATAGTCTAGCAAGTATTTTGTCAGCATTAGATATTCACGCTTTAGGAAAACCTAGACTGGCTAGTAATGGTGGAGTTGTTAAGATTGAAACTCGTAGCGGCCTACTTAATGTAGGTTGTATGCCTTTCATTTCTGAAAAGCGTTTATTGAAGTCAGAAGATTTGTTTGAAAAAGATCAGGGCCAAAACTTACAGCACTACAGAAGTCGTATAAAGGCTATCCTAGAAAATCTCTCTAAGGGGTTTAACGATAATTCAGTTAACCTAGTCATGGCCCATTTAGCACTTGATAGTGCTTTACTCTCAAAATCGGAAAGAGAATACGAATGCACTGGAAACTATGCCCTTTCTGAGCAAATGCTACCAGACGCCCAATATATTGCGCTAGGTCACTTTCATAATCCACAACAAATCTCGACCGCAAAGGTTCCAGCATTTTATAGTGGATCGTTGATTCAGGTAGATTTTGGGGAAGCAAACGATAAAAAAGGTTTTAACCTTATTGAGGTTGAACCGGGTCGTCCAGCACAAGTAGATTTTCGTGAACTAATCTTGCAGAAACCGTTGAAAGAGATTCAAGTTTCAAGAAAAGAGCTACTTGATAGACTATCAGAATACATTAATTTCGATGGCTGGTTAAAAGTTATCGTTGAAACAGATAGTCCTGAGCCTGACCTTGCCGAAAGCATTAAAAGTAGCTATTCACAGATCTTGCACTTTGAATTAAAACTTTCAGGGACAAATAAAAGCGATAAAGTAACTCATAAACGAATTCTCGGTTTAGATAAATTCAACCCTAATGAACTATTTGAAGATTATTGGAGAGATATCCATTCGAGCGAAATTCCTGAGAGTATTAGGAAGATCTTTAATGAGCTGTATCAAGAAGCAAGCGAGGAAAGATTATGA